In Chiroxiphia lanceolata isolate bChiLan1 chromosome 2, bChiLan1.pri, whole genome shotgun sequence, a single genomic region encodes these proteins:
- the RGCC gene encoding regulator of cell cycle RGCC: MLAAGGGSVTGASPPAAAMKSPAAQRPAGQGPGADGGGGLAEALGEFDAVLAEFSCPAGRRRFYYGDHLERMKRRSSASVSDGSGLSDSESADSLYRNSFSLSDEKLNSPTASTPSLPSPSVTPCKAKLGDTKELEDFIADLDRTLASM; this comes from the exons ATGCTGGCGGCGGGAGGCGGTAGCGTCACCGGGGCATctccgcccgccgccgccatgAAGTCTCCGGCAGCTCAGCGGCCGGCGGGGCAAG GGCCGGGGGCGGACGGCGGCGGGGGCCTGGCGGAGGCGCTGGGCGAGTTCGACGCGGTGCTAGCCGAGTTCTCCTGCCCCGCCGGCCGGCGCCGCTTCTACTACGGCGACCACCTGGAGCGCATGAAGCGGCGGAGCAGCGCCAGCGTCAGCGACGGCAGCGGCCTCAGCGACTCCGAGA GTGCAGATTCACTCTACAGAAATAGTTTCAGTCTCAGTGATGAAAAGCTCAACTCTCCAACTGCATCTACTCCAAGCTTGCCATCTCCATCTGTAACGCCATGTAAAG CAAAGCTTGGAGACACAAAAGAACTGGAGGACTTCATTGCTGATCTTGACAGAACACTAGCAA gtatgtga